The Seriola aureovittata isolate HTS-2021-v1 ecotype China chromosome 7, ASM2101889v1, whole genome shotgun sequence genome includes the window CCCACATCCCCGGATGGGAGTTTGTCTTTGGATGGAAGTAGCGGAGGCGGAGCAGAGAAACTGCTGGGACCGGTACGGGACAATTCCAGCGATAGTGACGAGGGATGTGCAACCTGGGGATCAAGacacaggtagagagacagTCATACAAAGCTGAGATTGATGACACATTGAGGAAGTGTGATTGGGTGTGGAAAacgagagtgagggagggaagtAAAGAATGTTAAGGATACTCTATTTGAATTTACataatttatgatttatttgtcCAACAAGATAATAAAGGCCTCATTCAGGATGGTGAGGCACATTAATGCATGGCTGCTTTGGCCTCAAGAGAAAAGTCTCTGCCTTAGTCAGTCATCTGTCTGGGATAATGCATGTGATATTCACTTTGCTGTCAACTTGAGGCCAGCCCAACCGCTGATAAGTAAAACCTGCATTAAAATCTTCAACTGGATTCTTGCTTTAGTTTTACACCTGTATTTTCCCCTGAAGAGTGAACCATCACTCTTTCAAGTAACTTTTAAAGTCCCCACAGTTTTCAACTGTGCTAGCAGTAATAACCAAGAGCAGTTCTTGCCATGTGTTATATTTGAGTTGTAGCCAAAGGTGGCACCCTCAACTTTTAGTGCTGGGCTTTCATAGTTATGGTTCTAGGCTCTTATTCAAAGGCCTTCGTGGAAAATGAATGCTGCCCCAGATCACTTTTCGCCTTTTAAGTTGTTGTGAAATGTGTATGGTAATGTGCCCAGACCAAGGATCTTGGATCGATGCTCTCACTGAGAGAAACTTTATGAATCCGGGGTCTGGCCTGATGCTGCTGGCTCCTCAGTATTCCAGGAAAGCACTATAACCTTGTTTTCTCAGAATCGTTGTGGAAAAGAGCACCAGTCCAAGTCTCTTAGAAGACAAATTCTGTTTGGTTTGGCCTCCTTGTTGCAATTTGTTATGGCTAATACACCACTAACTCATGAGAATGCTCTGCTGAACCCttgaagagagtgaaggaaGTTTGAACTGTGGTAATAATATCTTTACTGCTACATGTTTCAAAGCCAGCAGgctccaataaaaataaaattcagctTTGAACAagcacaaaatatttaaaactcacacccttcttttttttctttctcctacTACTGAACTGCATTTACCCTTTTGGTTTCTGAGGCAGATTAGTAACGGGAAGGGTGCTGGATGTAACACCAGCATTCAAATACGCGATTCAGCCTAAACAGCTGTTTGGTGGTAGCTGGGTGACTGTTAATAAAGATCATGGAGTCATACAGAGTGCTGTATTATGGCCGGCCCTATGTGCTGATCTGTTTTTGCATGAGCAGATGATACGGGACTTGTTATGTTACGGGCTGttatgtgtttttacatgtgtataTTTGCGGATGTCTTTTTGACACATATTTGTGTGCACTGTCCTCAGGCACAATGACATCAGTTCACAGGCAAAGTCAGGCGGGTTCAAAGACAGCTATGAAGACCCAGAGCTCACAGCCCAGCTCCATCAGACTTTGGCAGATTTTGAAGCCGACCTTGCAGGTGAGGGAGGCATGCCATAGATTACAGTTCACTTATGATCCTACACTGgatttgtgtttcttgtgtcGTGTGGTTGTTGAACAAATTACAAATCCATATAAAAATGTGCCACAAGTGACAAAGTATTATGTATTAACATTTTGATCTGCTCCCCTTTTCCAGACCACATTGATATTGTCTCAGTGAAGGAGACTCCCTATACCATGTCCACCGACAGTAATGAGGTGCCAGTGTCCGTAGTGGACATGGATGTGCCAGTCACAGCCATAGATGAAGTGCTGGAGGACTATGAAAGTAACGTTGTAGAAAATGAAGCAAAGGCACTGACGAGGACTGAGTCAGCTGGCAGCAAAGGTAAGAAGAACAATAGATTTAGTGctttagatattttttaattaattccaCTAATTTatgctttgttttcttcctcattgGTATCATTACAACAGAGTTAAAATCCTGTCatcttatttttatatattaaattgaCTTTTTCTCACCCCTTCTTCTCACAGGTCCAGATTTTTGTCACCAGTCCAGCACCAAgccacagaacaaaaacaacaatgcttGTACAGCTGCTGACAGTAATAAAAGCAGCAGTGCAAATACTAAGCAGCCGTCTCAACCTGAACAGCACAGGGAGTCACTGGAGAACAAGTCTATAGgtgatgaaaagagagaaaagataaCAGAGACAAAAATTAAAGAGATGAACGTCACTCAGACCGAGAGTGTTAAAGAGGAGAAGCAAAGAACAACATCAGCAGTGAAATCTAATGCCGACATGCAGAAACAGAGCAAAAGCACTGAGATCAAATCTGATCCTGTAAAAAATAACGCTCAACCTTTTCAAGAGAAGAAACCTGTTCTACCACCAACCAGTCAGAGATCAGTGTCTGCAGAAAGAGTTGAGGAAGGGCACAGAGTTTACCAAAATAACTCCAGCTCCAATACTTCCCACGGTAAAATCACTCGCAACGTCACATCACGGTTCGGTATGAAAACGTTCACTGTGGTTCCTCCCAAACCTTCTGCCGTACATGCTGCTACAGGAGATCCAGCCGTCAAATTAATCGCAGGTGCCATTACGATTGATGATCAAGGAAACATGGTGAAAGGTATCTCCCGGAACAAAGTTGGTGGTTCATCAGAGTCAGGGATTAATTGCGGCGAGGGGTCTCCTCTTCATGGAAGAGCCAAACTTTTTTGGAGCTCAAATGAGAGTCAAGAAAGTCCTGTGCACCACAGCAAAGGTCAGATTAATAAGGCGAAGGAGAACATGGATGGCCTGAGAAATACTCCCACTGTAATTTCAGAAACTCCATTGAAGACCAGTAACTCTGGGtacctgaaaacaacacaaaatattatgTATAAACCTGCAGAGAGAACCCAGCCTAAAGAGACAGTTAAAGAAAAAGCTAAAGAACCAGTGACAGACATCCATGTTGCAAAGGAGGAGCGGGTGGAGGTAGAGAGCAAGATTTCAGTGTCAACAAACATTCAGCAGCCAAGCTGTAAACCTGCCCTTTCCCCTCTACTCCTTCCAGACCTGAAAAGAGACCTGTCCTTCCTCAAACCATCCAGGCGAACCTCAAGCCAGTACGTGGCATCTGCCATCACTAAATACGCCCCAAAAACCTCAGATAAACCCAACTCCATCCCTAAAGTCGCTgactcctctgcctctgtgaaaacacagactgttgGCTTCCAGAGATCGGGTCGGTCCATACAAGTGAATCCACACCCATCTTCCCAGTCCTCTTTGGCAGATAATAAGGAGAACGACTCTGCTTCTAAACCCAACCCTTCTGGTCCTAAGAGATTAATGAGCTGTCCAGAGTATGTGTCAGATAGCCAGAGAGATTTTGGTGAAGCGAGACCAGACAGTGTTGCATCGACCAAAGGAAGCACTTCTACgctggaaacagaaacagccaaGAGTAAGCACATTCAGTCTAGTGGCCCTGCCCAGATAAATGTGACCGCCAGCAATGACAGAGATGATATTAAACAGATTTGGCCCAGAAGTTCCAACCCTGCACAATGCAGTCCTCTACACTCATCTGCCAAACCACCCACAGCCCCAAAGACCATATCCCAAGGCCGGACAAATGTAAGTAAAACCTGGATTATAAAAATTGCATGTTATGGGTctcctgaaaaataaatactatgaagcattttaacaataaaattgTTCCTGTAAATTACACTGTACTAAATACTCCACATCTTGTCTTCAGAACACAAGGGACATGACGAAGGCAGCCACCCATCTCACACCTGATGCGAGACCACAACCTTCTGTCACAGTATCAGACCGCGGTGATGTACCACAGCCGGTGACAGTGTTTGGGCCACTTAAGAAGTTCAGACCGGTGATCTGTAGATCTGTGGAGAAAGAGACATCTCTGCACAGCAGCCTGATGGACGCAATCCAGACAGGGGGAGGCAGGGACAGGTTGAAGAAGGTGAGATCAAGATAAGCATCATGCAGtatgtggatggatggatggatggatggatggatggatggatggatggatgagaaTGAATTGGAAGAGAACCATTGGGCAGTGATAGTGACTACCAGCGATAGAAATATACACTATATTCTTAATTTTCTCAAGAATATTATTGCATTTGCTGCTGTTGGCTGGAAGACAAGAAGgggattttgatttttttctctttttatttctttcctttcattatTAGATATACACTTCTGGTCCCAGTAACATGAAGAAAGCATCTTATGTTGAGGAGGAGAACGAGAGGTCTGCTCTTCTGGCGGCCATTAGAGCCCAAAGCAACTCCAGCAGGCTGAGGAAGGTAAGATACTTGTATCGTCTGTCAATATCAAGGGGCCTTGCAGGGAAAAAAACTTGCTTGAATGGCACCTTGAATGTATTCACATTTATTCTCAAATAAATGTGAATTCATTACTGATTAGGTCAATTTTtttccaatactttggtttatgaccaaattcCTGCATAATCAACAACATTCCCATTAGTCTTGgctgcactttgtttttattgttaatgtcAGAACGCACATAATGCAACATAAACATTATACCTACGAAACATCAGCATGTCAGCATCGTCACGGAGCCAACAGCGTGACTGTATACTCTTTGTCTTGTTGCACTTTAAAGAGAACAAACACGTTTACTTATTGCAGTTGCATGGCATGAGGAGTATGTAAAAGGAAATGTGAATGTCTCTCTCATCACTTTGTGttgttagctagttagcagtTCACAAATTCATGCATGAACCAAGTTATGCAAGCATGGGTGTCTATTTCCATCCCTCTGTGTGGACTGAGAGTTGTGGTTTGCTGTCACATAAGGACCCATGTGGAATGAAAGGGGGCAGGAAACGTGCTGCTGTAGCTGAAACATCTGCGGTTCTATTCTGGAGGTTCCTTACCAGAGGTGGAATCTCTGGAATGCTGCGTGACTAAATTAGTCTCTTAAACGTTGTgcttctcaaaaaaaaaaaaaaagcataaataaataaaactaaataccCCTGTGCAATggaattacaaaataaataagataaaatcatataaatgtgaatgtgtataaACGAGATTAGAGCAGAAAAGAATTTGTTTGAACAAAGTATCTCTGTATGTGCTAGTCAGAGGTTGACGATAGATGCACTTGTGCGTGAGTGTGAGTTCAGTTACACATTCTGTATGAGCAGCTGGCTTCCCGCCTATGTTTATGTGTCTAGAGTTACCATTATCTCACTCCTTTGTGTGTTGCAGAccaaatctgaggctgcagatgaGCTTGAGAAGTTCAGGAAGGTGgtctctgaggaggagagaagtgcacatcccccctcctctccctctcctccctctgtgacTTCCCCTTCCACTTCACCCCCTGTCTTtaccccaccaccaccgccgccaccAGCGCCCACGGCcgcacctccacctcctccccctgtCTTTCCCCAGGGTAAGCCTAGCGCTGCGGCACATCCAAGTGCTA containing:
- the cobl gene encoding protein cordon-bleu isoform X2, giving the protein MKARAPPPPQVPQPAPRHIFRNAVPDGGGTSGMDAKENMLRPTVDLQLTLPQGYQTSVTENGSKALMDLLVELCSRYHLNPALHTLELLSPEGHPLGFKPNALLGSLNVACVLIKEKVWEEKVVRRPAPKVPEKTVRLMVNYHGSQKTVVRVNPLVPLVALTPAICDKCEFDPAHVLLLKDAISRHELPLDKSLAELGIKELYVHDRSLVLQPKMASAPALNYSDSIHSSTTSLGRAEKKGFLGIFQFSRRKSKTETTSVDMEDFDDTVIQNTDTQSNGLASVSSVEDRPSTLGQSQSVMNMSRMSPKSESKKRRAPAPPEAPTPIMGHMSFEGYQMALGSESQQRKRKAPAPPPTPASITPGFDDTSTSPSPTPDSLAIETPTPALRTKVAQSVPASSTIVVMQTMKPAPLKVAIQPATPTASSPTPSSSTTDSLALQDSSSDLSHSLDDSDADLDQTGSYCSTLTSSTVSGSVRVQPATKSSSSRMEESEMSSSTATKLNQEVTSTSSSRSEMESALNLKLDEVENNRHSAMGASDQPVPPKPRRSLAQGPPQLVLTPTPSTPPLPSPPIEPTENDSPVSPMVMEEAAPQSWLHSMGSSAASGQKPETETPEEETVSLGSSSGGSSLPDQGYAASEGMADGEDSGMVSSPSDTQPTSPDGSLSLDGSSGGGAEKLLGPVRDNSSDSDEGCATWGSRHRHNDISSQAKSGGFKDSYEDPELTAQLHQTLADFEADLADHIDIVSVKETPYTMSTDSNEVPVSVVDMDVPVTAIDEVLEDYESNVVENEAKALTRTESAGSKGPDFCHQSSTKPQNKNNNACTAADSNKSSSANTKQPSQPEQHRESLENKSIGDEKREKITETKIKEMNVTQTESVKEEKQRTTSAVKSNADMQKQSKSTEIKSDPVKNNAQPFQEKKPVLPPTSQRSVSAERVEEGHRVYQNNSSSNTSHGKITRNVTSRFGMKTFTVVPPKPSAVHAATGDPAVKLIAGAITIDDQGNMVKGISRNKVGGSSESGINCGEGSPLHGRAKLFWSSNESQESPVHHSKGQINKAKENMDGLRNTPTVISETPLKTSNSGYLKTTQNIMYKPAERTQPKETVKEKAKEPVTDIHVAKEERVEVESKISVSTNIQQPSCKPALSPLLLPDLKRDLSFLKPSRRTSSQYVASAITKYAPKTSDKPNSIPKVADSSASVKTQTVGFQRSGRSIQVNPHPSSQSSLADNKENDSASKPNPSGPKRLMSCPEYVSDSQRDFGEARPDSVASTKGSTSTLETETAKSKHIQSSGPAQINVTASNDRDDIKQIWPRSSNPAQCSPLHSSAKPPTAPKTISQGRTNNTRDMTKAATHLTPDARPQPSVTVSDRGDVPQPVTVFGPLKKFRPVICRSVEKETSLHSSLMDAIQTGGGRDRLKKIYTSGPSNMKKASYVEEENERSALLAAIRAQSNSSRLRKTKSEAADELEKFRKVVSEEERSAHPPSSPSPPSVTSPSTSPPVFTPPPPPPPAPTAAPPPPPPVFPQGKPSAAAHPSANAPANPALAREAMLEAIRSGSAAERLKKVAVPTKTVQVNGRLGTIQATSSALTQQ
- the cobl gene encoding protein cordon-bleu isoform X1 yields the protein MTESSKLPLGRRMKARAPPPPQVPQPAPRHIFRNAVPDGGGTSGMDAKENMLRPTVDLQLTLPQGYQTSVTENGSKALMDLLVELCSRYHLNPALHTLELLSPEGHPLGFKPNALLGSLNVACVLIKEKVWEEKVVRRPAPKVPEKTVRLMVNYHGSQKTVVRVNPLVPLVALTPAICDKCEFDPAHVLLLKDAISRHELPLDKSLAELGIKELYVHDRSLVLQPKMASAPALNYSDSIHSSTTSLGRAEKKGFLGIFQFSRRKSKTETTSVDMEDFDDTVIQNTDTQSNGLASVSSVEDRPSTLGQSQSVMNMSRMSPKSESKKRRAPAPPEAPTPIMGHMSFEGYQMALGSESQQRKRKAPAPPPTPASITPGFDDTSTSPSPTPDSLAIETPTPALRTKVAQSVPASSTIVVMQTMKPAPLKVAIQPATPTASSPTPSSSTTDSLALQDSSSDLSHSLDDSDADLDQTGSYCSTLTSSTVSGSVRVQPATKSSSSRMEESEMSSSTATKLNQEVTSTSSSRSEMESALNLKLDEVENNRHSAMGASDQPVPPKPRRSLAQGPPQLVLTPTPSTPPLPSPPIEPTENDSPVSPMVMEEAAPQSWLHSMGSSAASGQKPETETPEEETVSLGSSSGGSSLPDQGYAASEGMADGEDSGMVSSPSDTQPTSPDGSLSLDGSSGGGAEKLLGPVRDNSSDSDEGCATWGSRHRHNDISSQAKSGGFKDSYEDPELTAQLHQTLADFEADLADHIDIVSVKETPYTMSTDSNEVPVSVVDMDVPVTAIDEVLEDYESNVVENEAKALTRTESAGSKGPDFCHQSSTKPQNKNNNACTAADSNKSSSANTKQPSQPEQHRESLENKSIGDEKREKITETKIKEMNVTQTESVKEEKQRTTSAVKSNADMQKQSKSTEIKSDPVKNNAQPFQEKKPVLPPTSQRSVSAERVEEGHRVYQNNSSSNTSHGKITRNVTSRFGMKTFTVVPPKPSAVHAATGDPAVKLIAGAITIDDQGNMVKGISRNKVGGSSESGINCGEGSPLHGRAKLFWSSNESQESPVHHSKGQINKAKENMDGLRNTPTVISETPLKTSNSGYLKTTQNIMYKPAERTQPKETVKEKAKEPVTDIHVAKEERVEVESKISVSTNIQQPSCKPALSPLLLPDLKRDLSFLKPSRRTSSQYVASAITKYAPKTSDKPNSIPKVADSSASVKTQTVGFQRSGRSIQVNPHPSSQSSLADNKENDSASKPNPSGPKRLMSCPEYVSDSQRDFGEARPDSVASTKGSTSTLETETAKSKHIQSSGPAQINVTASNDRDDIKQIWPRSSNPAQCSPLHSSAKPPTAPKTISQGRTNNTRDMTKAATHLTPDARPQPSVTVSDRGDVPQPVTVFGPLKKFRPVICRSVEKETSLHSSLMDAIQTGGGRDRLKKIYTSGPSNMKKASYVEEENERSALLAAIRAQSNSSRLRKTKSEAADELEKFRKVVSEEERSAHPPSSPSPPSVTSPSTSPPVFTPPPPPPPAPTAAPPPPPPVFPQGKPSAAAHPSANAPANPALAREAMLEAIRSGSAAERLKKVAVPTKTVQVNGRLGTIQATSSALTQQ
- the cobl gene encoding protein cordon-bleu isoform X6, with amino-acid sequence MTESSKLPLGRRMKARAPPPPQVPQPAPRHIFRNAVPDGGGTSGMDAKENMLRPTVDLQLTLPQGYQTSVTENGSKALMDLLVELCSRYHLNPALHTLELLSPEGHPLGFKPNALLGSLNVACVLIKEKVWEEKVVRRPAPKVPEKTVRLMVNYHGSQKTVVRVNPLVPLVALTPAICDKCEFDPAHVLLLKDAISRHELPLDKSLAELGIKELYVHDRSLVLQPKMASAPALNYSDSIHSSTTSLGRAEKKGFLGIFQFSRRKSKTETTSVDMEDFDDTVIQNTDTQSNGLASVSSVEDRPSTLGQSQSVMNMSRMSPKSESKKRRAPAPPEAPTPIMGHMSFEGYQMALGSESQQRKRKAPAPPPTPASITPGFDDTSTSPSPTPDSLAIETPTPALRTKVAQSVPASSTIVVMQTMKPAPLKVAIQPATPTASSPTPSSSTTDSLALQDSSSDLSHSLDDSDADLDQTGSYCSTLTSSTVSGSVRVQPATKSSSSRMEESEMSSSTATKLNQEVTSTSSSRSEMESALNLKLDEVENNRHSAMAWLHSMGSSAASGQKPETETPEEETVSLGSSSGGSSLPDQGYAASEGMADGEDSGMVSSPSDTQPTSPDGSLSLDGSSGGGAEKLLGPVRDNSSDSDEGCATWGSRHRHNDISSQAKSGGFKDSYEDPELTAQLHQTLADFEADLADHIDIVSVKETPYTMSTDSNEVPVSVVDMDVPVTAIDEVLEDYESNVVENEAKALTRTESAGSKGPDFCHQSSTKPQNKNNNACTAADSNKSSSANTKQPSQPEQHRESLENKSIGDEKREKITETKIKEMNVTQTESVKEEKQRTTSAVKSNADMQKQSKSTEIKSDPVKNNAQPFQEKKPVLPPTSQRSVSAERVEEGHRVYQNNSSSNTSHGKITRNVTSRFGMKTFTVVPPKPSAVHAATGDPAVKLIAGAITIDDQGNMVKGISRNKVGGSSESGINCGEGSPLHGRAKLFWSSNESQESPVHHSKGQINKAKENMDGLRNTPTVISETPLKTSNSGYLKTTQNIMYKPAERTQPKETVKEKAKEPVTDIHVAKEERVEVESKISVSTNIQQPSCKPALSPLLLPDLKRDLSFLKPSRRTSSQYVASAITKYAPKTSDKPNSIPKVADSSASVKTQTVGFQRSGRSIQVNPHPSSQSSLADNKENDSASKPNPSGPKRLMSCPEYVSDSQRDFGEARPDSVASTKGSTSTLETETAKSKHIQSSGPAQINVTASNDRDDIKQIWPRSSNPAQCSPLHSSAKPPTAPKTISQGRTNNTRDMTKAATHLTPDARPQPSVTVSDRGDVPQPVTVFGPLKKFRPVICRSVEKETSLHSSLMDAIQTGGGRDRLKKIYTSGPSNMKKASYVEEENERSALLAAIRAQSNSSRLRKTKSEAADELEKFRKVVSEEERSAHPPSSPSPPSVTSPSTSPPVFTPPPPPPPAPTAAPPPPPPVFPQGKPSAAAHPSANAPANPALAREAMLEAIRSGSAAERLKKVAVPTKTVQVNGRLGTIQATSSALTQQ
- the cobl gene encoding protein cordon-bleu isoform X5 produces the protein MTESSKLPLGRRMKARAPPPPQVPQPAPRHIFRNAVPDGGGTSGMDAKENMLRPTVDLQLTLPQGYQTSVTENGSKALMDLLVELCSRYHLNPALHTLELLSPEGHPLGFKPNALLGSLNVACVLIKEKVWEEKVVRRPAPKVPEKTVRLMVNYHGSQKTVVRVNPLVPLVALTPAICDKCEFDPAHVLLLKDAISRHELPLDKSLAELGIKELYVHDRSLDSIHSSTTSLGRAEKKGFLGIFQFSRRKSKGLASVSSVEDRPSTLGQSQSVMNMSRMSPKSESKKRRAPAPPEAPTPIMGHMSFEGYQMALGSESQQRKRKAPAPPPTPASITPGFDDTSTSPSPTPDSLAIETPTPALRTKVAQSVPASSTIVVMQTMKPAPLKVAIQPATPTASSPTPSSSTTDSLALQDSSSDLSHSLDDSDADLDQTGSYCSTLTSSTVSGSVRVQPATKSSSSRMEESEMSSSTATKLNQEVTSTSSSRSEMESALNLKLDEVENNRHSAMGASDQPVPPKPRRSLAQGPPQLVLTPTPSTPPLPSPPIEPTENDSPVSPMVMEEAAPQSWLHSMGSSAASGQKPETETPEEETVSLGSSSGGSSLPDQGYAASEGMADGEDSGMVSSPSDTQPTSPDGSLSLDGSSGGGAEKLLGPVRDNSSDSDEGCATWGSRHRHNDISSQAKSGGFKDSYEDPELTAQLHQTLADFEADLADHIDIVSVKETPYTMSTDSNEVPVSVVDMDVPVTAIDEVLEDYESNVVENEAKALTRTESAGSKGPDFCHQSSTKPQNKNNNACTAADSNKSSSANTKQPSQPEQHRESLENKSIGDEKREKITETKIKEMNVTQTESVKEEKQRTTSAVKSNADMQKQSKSTEIKSDPVKNNAQPFQEKKPVLPPTSQRSVSAERVEEGHRVYQNNSSSNTSHGKITRNVTSRFGMKTFTVVPPKPSAVHAATGDPAVKLIAGAITIDDQGNMVKGISRNKVGGSSESGINCGEGSPLHGRAKLFWSSNESQESPVHHSKGQINKAKENMDGLRNTPTVISETPLKTSNSGYLKTTQNIMYKPAERTQPKETVKEKAKEPVTDIHVAKEERVEVESKISVSTNIQQPSCKPALSPLLLPDLKRDLSFLKPSRRTSSQYVASAITKYAPKTSDKPNSIPKVADSSASVKTQTVGFQRSGRSIQVNPHPSSQSSLADNKENDSASKPNPSGPKRLMSCPEYVSDSQRDFGEARPDSVASTKGSTSTLETETAKSKHIQSSGPAQINVTASNDRDDIKQIWPRSSNPAQCSPLHSSAKPPTAPKTISQGRTNNTRDMTKAATHLTPDARPQPSVTVSDRGDVPQPVTVFGPLKKFRPVICRSVEKETSLHSSLMDAIQTGGGRDRLKKIYTSGPSNMKKASYVEEENERSALLAAIRAQSNSSRLRKTKSEAADELEKFRKVVSEEERSAHPPSSPSPPSVTSPSTSPPVFTPPPPPPPAPTAAPPPPPPVFPQGKPSAAAHPSANAPANPALAREAMLEAIRSGSAAERLKKVAVPTKTVQVNGRLGTIQATSSALTQQ
- the cobl gene encoding protein cordon-bleu isoform X4 — encoded protein: MTESSKLPLGRRMKARAPPPPQVPQPAPRHIFRNAVPDGGGTSGMDAKENMLRPTVDLQLTLPQGYQTSVTENGSKALMDLLVELCSRYHLNPALHTLELLSPEGHPLGFKPNALLGSLNVACVLIKEKVWEEKVVRRPAPKVPEKTVRLMVNYHGSQKTVVRVNPLVPLVALTPAICDKCEFDPAHVLLLKDAISRHELPLDKSLAELGIKELYVHDRSLVLQPKMASAPALNYSDSIHSSTTSLGRAEKKGFLGIFQFSRRKSKGLASVSSVEDRPSTLGQSQSVMNMSRMSPKSESKKRRAPAPPEAPTPIMGHMSFEGYQMALGSESQQRKRKAPAPPPTPASITPGFDDTSTSPSPTPDSLAIETPTPALRTKVAQSVPASSTIVVMQTMKPAPLKVAIQPATPTASSPTPSSSTTDSLALQDSSSDLSHSLDDSDADLDQTGSYCSTLTSSTVSGSVRVQPATKSSSSRMEESEMSSSTATKLNQEVTSTSSSRSEMESALNLKLDEVENNRHSAMGASDQPVPPKPRRSLAQGPPQLVLTPTPSTPPLPSPPIEPTENDSPVSPMVMEEAAPQSWLHSMGSSAASGQKPETETPEEETVSLGSSSGGSSLPDQGYAASEGMADGEDSGMVSSPSDTQPTSPDGSLSLDGSSGGGAEKLLGPVRDNSSDSDEGCATWGSRHRHNDISSQAKSGGFKDSYEDPELTAQLHQTLADFEADLADHIDIVSVKETPYTMSTDSNEVPVSVVDMDVPVTAIDEVLEDYESNVVENEAKALTRTESAGSKGPDFCHQSSTKPQNKNNNACTAADSNKSSSANTKQPSQPEQHRESLENKSIGDEKREKITETKIKEMNVTQTESVKEEKQRTTSAVKSNADMQKQSKSTEIKSDPVKNNAQPFQEKKPVLPPTSQRSVSAERVEEGHRVYQNNSSSNTSHGKITRNVTSRFGMKTFTVVPPKPSAVHAATGDPAVKLIAGAITIDDQGNMVKGISRNKVGGSSESGINCGEGSPLHGRAKLFWSSNESQESPVHHSKGQINKAKENMDGLRNTPTVISETPLKTSNSGYLKTTQNIMYKPAERTQPKETVKEKAKEPVTDIHVAKEERVEVESKISVSTNIQQPSCKPALSPLLLPDLKRDLSFLKPSRRTSSQYVASAITKYAPKTSDKPNSIPKVADSSASVKTQTVGFQRSGRSIQVNPHPSSQSSLADNKENDSASKPNPSGPKRLMSCPEYVSDSQRDFGEARPDSVASTKGSTSTLETETAKSKHIQSSGPAQINVTASNDRDDIKQIWPRSSNPAQCSPLHSSAKPPTAPKTISQGRTNNTRDMTKAATHLTPDARPQPSVTVSDRGDVPQPVTVFGPLKKFRPVICRSVEKETSLHSSLMDAIQTGGGRDRLKKIYTSGPSNMKKASYVEEENERSALLAAIRAQSNSSRLRKTKSEAADELEKFRKVVSEEERSAHPPSSPSPPSVTSPSTSPPVFTPPPPPPPAPTAAPPPPPPVFPQGKPSAAAHPSANAPANPALAREAMLEAIRSGSAAERLKKVAVPTKTVQVNGRLGTIQATSSALTQQ
- the cobl gene encoding protein cordon-bleu isoform X3, yielding MTESSKLPLGRRMKARAPPPPQVPQPAPRHIFRNAVPDGGGTSGMDAKENMLRPTVDLQLTLPQGYQTSVTENGSKALMDLLVELCSRYHLNPALHTLELLSPEGHPLGFKPNALLGSLNVACVLIKEKVWEEKVVRRPAPKVPEKTVRLMVNYHGSQKTVVRVNPLVPLVALTPAICDKCEFDPAHVLLLKDAISRHELPLDKSLAELGIKELYVHDRSLDSIHSSTTSLGRAEKKGFLGIFQFSRRKSKTETTSVDMEDFDDTVIQNTDTQSNGLASVSSVEDRPSTLGQSQSVMNMSRMSPKSESKKRRAPAPPEAPTPIMGHMSFEGYQMALGSESQQRKRKAPAPPPTPASITPGFDDTSTSPSPTPDSLAIETPTPALRTKVAQSVPASSTIVVMQTMKPAPLKVAIQPATPTASSPTPSSSTTDSLALQDSSSDLSHSLDDSDADLDQTGSYCSTLTSSTVSGSVRVQPATKSSSSRMEESEMSSSTATKLNQEVTSTSSSRSEMESALNLKLDEVENNRHSAMGASDQPVPPKPRRSLAQGPPQLVLTPTPSTPPLPSPPIEPTENDSPVSPMVMEEAAPQSWLHSMGSSAASGQKPETETPEEETVSLGSSSGGSSLPDQGYAASEGMADGEDSGMVSSPSDTQPTSPDGSLSLDGSSGGGAEKLLGPVRDNSSDSDEGCATWGSRHRHNDISSQAKSGGFKDSYEDPELTAQLHQTLADFEADLADHIDIVSVKETPYTMSTDSNEVPVSVVDMDVPVTAIDEVLEDYESNVVENEAKALTRTESAGSKGPDFCHQSSTKPQNKNNNACTAADSNKSSSANTKQPSQPEQHRESLENKSIGDEKREKITETKIKEMNVTQTESVKEEKQRTTSAVKSNADMQKQSKSTEIKSDPVKNNAQPFQEKKPVLPPTSQRSVSAERVEEGHRVYQNNSSSNTSHGKITRNVTSRFGMKTFTVVPPKPSAVHAATGDPAVKLIAGAITIDDQGNMVKGISRNKVGGSSESGINCGEGSPLHGRAKLFWSSNESQESPVHHSKGQINKAKENMDGLRNTPTVISETPLKTSNSGYLKTTQNIMYKPAERTQPKETVKEKAKEPVTDIHVAKEERVEVESKISVSTNIQQPSCKPALSPLLLPDLKRDLSFLKPSRRTSSQYVASAITKYAPKTSDKPNSIPKVADSSASVKTQTVGFQRSGRSIQVNPHPSSQSSLADNKENDSASKPNPSGPKRLMSCPEYVSDSQRDFGEARPDSVASTKGSTSTLETETAKSKHIQSSGPAQINVTASNDRDDIKQIWPRSSNPAQCSPLHSSAKPPTAPKTISQGRTNNTRDMTKAATHLTPDARPQPSVTVSDRGDVPQPVTVFGPLKKFRPVICRSVEKETSLHSSLMDAIQTGGGRDRLKKIYTSGPSNMKKASYVEEENERSALLAAIRAQSNSSRLRKTKSEAADELEKFRKVVSEEERSAHPPSSPSPPSVTSPSTSPPVFTPPPPPPPAPTAAPPPPPPVFPQGKPSAAAHPSANAPANPALAREAMLEAIRSGSAAERLKKVAVPTKTVQVNGRLGTIQATSSALTQQ